DNA sequence from the Bombus pyrosoma isolate SC7728 linkage group LG12, ASM1482585v1, whole genome shotgun sequence genome:
AGCACAAGTTATTAATTACACGAGAACAGTACGTTTTGCTCAGTAACGATAACGACGACAAGTCAACAAGAATAGAATAAATGTCTAGCTGTAATAGTAATACGattgtatttttaacgattaacGAGTAGTATTGGATTCACATTTAGGTGAGTAATCGCGAAGAACGACAGCGAGTAATTGCGTAAATCGCCTCGTAGCATAGGATTTGTAATCGTTTGATACTATAGACCAAAGTTTTCGTTCCAATTACCTGAAGAATAGTTTGATGTATATCGATTGCAATAGCACGGGTTTGGCAAACATTCAACGATCAcctatatattcttttttaatctttctcttttcttcgaccGTATCTGTGATTTcacctttttatttatatcgtcgATGTGCGAAACAAATCGTGCTTGGACAAACAGAAACGGGTAACAAAGCGGTCAAAGAATAATGTTCGAGAAGTTTAGTggttacaaaaagtatttgcttctttttccaataaagtatttctctttttatcagattctacatctcattttcataatacgtATCAAACTTTTATCCTCGTATAAAAGTACTACTAAATAATACGAAGTGTAAGATATTTGGTTCGTAAGAGTAGGCCTCGGTCTGATACAGAAGGGACTGTCTTAATTCTCCATTGAGCTATTTATTAatctatacgtataaaaaaaacGGTAAAAGAATTATGTCTGTATAttggataaaaaataaataaataaataaataaaacaatcatcCAGGAACAGCTCCTCAGCTATGAAGTCCAAGAAActaatttttggaatttttgtccCTCTGTTGGTTATTCTTACGtcttatttcttaaaaaatcgaacccttttataattttttgttcttttttttgttttctcctCTCGTTTTACTCCTCCTCTTACAGGACCTAATTAAACAGCGTTAAagtgcaataataaataaagtgttgtgcaaatactttttctaatcactgtacatatgtacgttCAACGTATTTGTTTAACTACGATAGAGTACGCGTTGTACATAAACATACTTCTGCACGATCAAAATCAAGTGGAATATTAGTAccatgtatgtacatatgtgtgtGCTAGTTGTTAATTGCAAGCGATTGCCAATACTCAGTGAAGGCATGTAGGAATACGATTgatattatcgaataatattattgaatatgtttgatttttattatttaggattttcttgtttttagAATCATAATAAGAGACAAAATCGAAGagtttgttaaaatttcaacgcCTGCGATTGGATCTTCGAATGTAACTAAAAATAATGTTCCAAGTGAAAAtcacgtataataatatacatatgcattaCATTTTACTTTACAGCTGGCAACTAATGAAATTTACTTActcataaaataatactttatgaAAGTAATATGTCATTTAATTAGTTTCGTTATAGGCATATTTTAGTAGGTCTAAAAGATATACTTGAGAACAACTTAAACAacgatcaaaatttttatgattttaattgTTCGTAAAAGCACGTGATGTTGcgctttattatatttttaggtCGTTCCTTTAATTGGTAAATGAATTATTGttactgtaataaaatttattataattgtatatgcTATATATTCTATACTTTTGTTGAAACAAGTAATATCTGAAAGGGTTAACtttatatctgaaaatatcgaattttttaaataaaattttatttgtatcactgaaaaagataattaactTATCTActactataattattattatttattataacttaaatttagaaatacgCATTACAAAACACATTTAACAAAGTTATATCAGATTGTATTTAGAATATTACCGAGTGTGTAAAGAATTGTAAGCTAAAtgatttctttgtaaaaaaaaaaaatttatactttagaATATGCTTGACTTGAGCTGAAGTACGCATTTGGATATAGCACTATACAACGGTATCACATTTTAGATAAAGCCCAGCAGTTTATTATAACGCAaggataatattatatttacatttttaatcgacgataatcttcgttcaataaattttactattctCGCTATGCTATAAATTACACGTTACAAAAAAAATGATGAGGTTTATATTACGTCAAActttttataagaatatatataataatataatcgtttaaaaaattatcgtacTAAATTAGATGAatgtttagaattttttagatgTTTAAATATTGGTGTTATTTTCCACATGTTAGTGGTAAGATCGTTAGCGTGAAaagaatttgcaatttttgaaaattaattctgaaaataatacatgtatatttcgaaaaaaaagaagctcagaagaataaaatatcatattacaatttatccgATGGAGTCAAGTCTCCTCTTAATTACGTTCTCTGTTACGTTTTCTGTAATTCGTCGACTTAAATCGTGCTTAATagcgttttattatttacatgcACAGATATGTTCTACACATCCTTAATAAGCTACTGATTGCGAGTTAAAGTTGCTCCATATAGATAGGTATTTCTATTGGACACGTGGGCTCTGTAGCCGCTTCGATACACAGCAATTACGAATGAACGAAGTACTAATACGTTAGTTCTGccgttgaataatttatacagaATAAAGGTGTCTTAATTAAGAATACacctataaattataattagtgCAATACACTTTTCTTTTGCTTCTCTTAAGTTCTTTTTTAggattatagatattttataaattcatttgatttttaaatttaaagtattCGAGCCGATCTTATCAATAATTTCTAGGGAAAATTATCTGAGGGGACAAGTCGCTAGCATCGGAGGTATGGAAGTTAATGAAGTAGGTTCTCTTAAATTAAGTTTATGCAGTTCTTCGTCCGCTTTGTTATGTTTCAACTCTTGCTGAGTGTACAAGAATTTATTCCACTCGTCGATTCTTGGATGTGCTAGATGCTATATTTACAGaaacatgtatatttacaattttcagtgttgaagatatatcgataatttgaaataattatttgtgaaGCTAAGTTAGTCAAATACtagattaataaaaagtaatattaccTCGGCGACGTCGTACACCCAAATCTTTCCAGTATCATCGCCAACGGTTACGTGTAAACCGCTCGGTGTCCACGAAACTCTGTTAAGAGCCGGAGAACCATTGATCACGATACTAGCGGTGGGTACTTCAGTATCTTGATTCAGATTCCATAAATCTAATCGTCCTGAATCGTCTACCGCGGCAAAGAGAGCTGGATGGGTCGGTGACCACGCAACGTCATAAACATAATCACCATTGTGCTCGAAAGAATATAGAGGTTTGCTCTCCTTAAGACTCCAGAGCTTAATCGTCCAATCGATGGACGATGTTAAGAACAGATGTGAGAAATCTATTCCGCCTTGTACAGCATGTGTGCTAATTCCTGTAACTGGTCCTTGATGACTTTCGTAAGAATCTAATACACCAGCTTTTGTACCATGACGACAAGCTACCGAACAAATACAGAGAGTTAGAACGGTTTGTAggataattgttaatttaatttcttttcgcaAAATTCGTTTACCGGAATATACAGTTCCTTCTTCGCTGCCTACaacgaaattattaacatCGCCATGGGGGAACGCCAAACATGTGGCGGCAATTGCTTTCGATTGTTTAGTATGAAGCTCCAATGTCTCTTGCGGTTGTGACAACATGTCTAAACTCCAGGAACACAGTTTGCCATCGGTTGATATGCTTATCAAATTGTGCGCGTTTTGTGCCCCAACAACGTTCAGACAATATACAGGATGCTGAAGATCATGGATAAAATTTCATCCTTTACGgtacattttctattattttacagaTCAATAATCAATTATCATTAAACGTTAGGTGAGAAGTAGAAAACTATTGTTTAACAGGATTACAAATAACATCGCGATGGTGTTATTATAGGACGAcgatattgaaacaaaattcatcCGGCCCGAAATTTCACCGATGATAGTAAAGTGACCTTTTATCAAACGACTTACGGTATGTGCGCTTGCCGATAGTGGAGTACGTTGAATAGGAGTTCTCTTTTGTACTCTATTGTCCCAGAGAACGATTTGTCCGGAATAAGTACCTCCCAAGATTAAATTAGGATGAAATCTTGCAAACGTGGTCGACATAACCGGAGACTgacaatggaaaataaattccgGCGTTGTTTTCTTAAACTTTGTGTTCCAAACCAAACACACTCCATCGGGATCATTTGGAGTGTCGTCGTTATTGTTATAGGAGGCTGCAAGAAGTTCTGGAAACTGAGGTGACCAATCCATCGAGGTCACACAACGATTACGAGACCATCGATCGCAGAAGAACCATCGATTTAACCACAAACGCTGATGACTCTTTTCGTCCCTACAAAATTGACGAAACTTATCGTGCATTAATccttatttacttttatcttatataatttatttaggaAGAATGAGTGAACGATTGGTGTATCGTAAtaagaacaaatatttatctttactCACATTCCATCTTCACCATCCATGGTACCGGTATAATCGCTATAAATATTAACGGATTCTCCTAATGCCCTTTCCACAATTCTACTAGTACGATCAAGGAATCGTTGAAAATCTTCCGACAGTATAATcatttgtttctcttcttcgctGAGTTCTTGTACTATaaattagtatttatataattaattatatagtttGATCGCAGTAAAGGATACGAAAGGCTCcgtattgtataatttaaggcaaaagaaaaatcaccTTCTTTaggtttttccttttccttttcttgcTCCACTTGCGTAACCGCTGGCTGCACTTCCTTAACCTGTGGCAAACCATGGGGAAGAATTCCAGGAGGAAGCTTGCTTTGGAAACCATCCATATGCGGCAAACTGTTCTCTTCGTCTTCGGCTTGGCCATCATCAAATGTCAAAACTGTGGTGAATAAGCTGGTTCCGCCACGAGTACCCTAACTTGGATATATCTATCTACCTCTGGCAAATGCCCTACTTTAAGAATTCGAATGCTCTacgttgaaaaaaaagaagaaaaagatagcTATACTAcctcgtaacgctacataataAACGTCATTGGCATCTCCTACAAGATATTctacgtaaaataataattgcaagAACCTGTCGCGTTAAAATCCGAACTAGGACAGAAATGCATAAAAGTAAAGAGCAAAATCGCGATGCATTCGTATATTTGTGCAAGTTGTGCAACTCTTATTCATATCTATGTTGATTATTACGTTTAACTTTGAAATGTATTAGCTACCATGTAATTGAAACGtcacaaaaaataaaataaactttttgcAAATAAAGAAACTGTGAAAGCGTCAAGTTTAAGGGATGCAACTCTCTTTCAAAAGTTTTTGTAAAAGCGTATAAAAGttacatatgtgtatacaaaaaataatataagaataataactgatcgaaagatgaaaaattatacagatATTAGGAGAGGCGACTAGGTTGAATCACATGCATCGACATTAGtcacgtatgtatgtataagaAGGTGGACTGCTTGTTGGTGGattacgtaaataaaaatcggATTTTAATCTGAGATATTTTACGATTGACATGAAAATCATCCGAAAACATATCTCTCCACCCTTCGTTTTAGCATAAATGCAGATGAAATGGAAGAATGAGCCGAAGTAAATGAAAGATTgatcgatgattttttaagTGAAGTATacgttacgttatactgtaGGTATATAAAACATCGATTCATAAATGCTTTCAATATCAGTACCCATTAACGAATAGAgctctcttttttctcgtcAATTTTTCAACATCGAAGATTATACAgaatcgaaaaaataaaaatacaaaaattgtgaTACGTTAACGCAACTTCCCAAGTCTCATGCAGCAGCTAgagaatatgtaatttatataagaacaaaaaaaaaaaaattctttttaattttctagttCGTATCtatacttgaaaaaaaaaaaaaagaaaaagaaaaaaaaaagaaaaaaaattgctcAAGTGataaacgaaatgaaaatgataatgatgatttattatattgtacttCGATCATGCGTAGTGAAATATGACGAATGATTGAAGAAAACcataaaattgtatgtatGACATCTACGCATGCAGGACAAATGAAGCAAGTTTTTACAGTTATGAAACAAAACCATAGAAAACTACTTAACAATCTGATGATTTATCAAGCAAGTTCGAGTGTAATTTGATAGTACAAGTTCCCTCCTTTCAGTGCATACAAATACAATAActgaatagaagaaaaaaaacgaacaaaaaattattggtCGAATGCAATTTtgtgaaaatgaatataatcCTTGTATCGGTGATATTAATTAGGTAGAGTGAATCGTCTCTAGAGAGGATTACCTACCTGTAAATTCGTCCTCCCATTCTAAACCAGGATTTAGATTGTACTCGTCTTGAaggagggaaaagaaaatgtcaaTCAATCACGTGTTTTATCATGTTAGTTATGTTTGTATCTAATTTCACGTCTCtcatagaaaattattgatgTATGccacgaaaatatatttacatatccTTCACGGATGTAACAAAACCTGTTaattattctcaaaaataGCACGCGATATATACGCTATAAATAGCctatcgattaattttgaatCCAATAGCATTTTGATCGAAAACAGTTACAATTACGTATAAGATCTATTCGTTAATGTTTTCCCCTTTACCATGCAAGATACATCAACAATTAACTAGAAAGATTGAAATGGTAATATTGGATTGGAgacgataatattaattataaatatatttatatacatgcaAATAGTATAGTAATATACCCTATAAACATCATCATATTTGTTAACAAGATTATGCTCTAAAGGGAtcgataaagaatataaaatccTTTTCCTGATCTTTGTATAAAATACCTGTTATTTAtgcttttaaatttgattttctaacAATATTCTCCGCAATCTCCgcaaatttatacatattgaattaataaatccatttcttataacatttttttctaatattaattttttcaaattaaatcaaCGATACACGTACATCTTACGAAATTGCAATCCCTTTAGGCTTTTGAACAAACTTCAGTTAAAAatcatcatatatatatatatatatatatactgtaatCTCTTTATTCATTTACAACTACGTCGCTAATTTAACGATCTAAGGGaacagtaattttttaataaattgattcCATCGTAAAAcacaatattacaaaatttggGAAATAAGTTTTTGTagaacaacaacaacaaaaaaaaaaaaaaaaaaaaaaaaaaaaaaaaaaaaaaaaaaaaaaaaaaaggggggaagaagaaacgaagacgaagaaaattgacaaaatctaaatattttaacataatagACTGACATCTCCGACTATTAATTTACATGAATGAATTCACCATATTCCAATCCGTttgaaagatatgaaataaaaatagcttttattaaaagaaaagtatcaTCACAAAGTTTACATAATACGAAGAGACGTTTTatcggaagaaaaatattaataacatttgaaatacgtattattttcacaaaatgtatttctatgtaaacaaacaatttctaatttttactaattcAATGAACTTTCTTGCTATATCATTTTCACAAAAAACGAAACCGTGCTGTTAAGAAGCAACATCTGCAAATCGAACTTTTGCGACACTAAAAGCTCAAGCCACAGAACTCGTTGCTGTgtgttcttttcttctatttaaaaaaagaaaactttgtttatacaatatttaccAACTCTAACACCATAATATCCGCTCCCATGTTAGTATACTGTAGTAACCCAAGTAACTACGAAAACTATAACCGTGAAATCGCGCCGAGAACTCTGGAAGGTGCGTTAAGTTGTGACAAGATTTGTCAATGGATATtcatacaataaaataatttttgtttcagacAATCCCAGTTTCAAACGATAtcgaataattcgataaattatttaaacgtactctttattataaaatcttatCAAATATCAGAACGTTAAAACATCTATAGTTTActttataaacttttatagtgcgaaaaattgttattaatgaaaaaattggtAAGGAATTACTTAATACAGATCGGTCATATCGTAACTTTTATAAAGTTTTCTCagcaaatatgattttattctgTAAGAATTACTCTATACcataattatgttataattcgagaaatatttcggTTAATAGAAAAGATATCATTAAgtgtaatagaaatagaaataaagtacaaaattaaaattttttatgatagaattttttaactctGTCTCTAAATGGATAGTTAAGTACTCCAAAGGTAGtctacaaattttcaagatcTTCATTTAATTAATGCTAACGAATATAAAGgccaaatatttttactatgtATTTGAAGTATCGAAAACATGGAATTACATTTTGCAATTCAACTTCTGTACAATAATCTTTTGTATGTGTTCTGTACATTGTGTTTTGCATATAAATTggtttccaatttttaacaagtatttagtattattatactttgaattgtaaaatttatacatttatgcgTGTTTGTTTCTTCTCATTTAAGTATCTGTCGTGCATGctttcataaatgtataaatgttaaaatatttccgtTTCAGAATCGGGATGTcagataaattttcgaaagaaaaaaaaaagaaaaaatgataaatacagAAACTAAAGATAGAATAcaccaataaaaaaaaaaagatattgataTAAGAAGTAAAAGAGCCAAAAAGTCCAAAGCAAGATATAAGGTAGCGAAGATATTCTAGATTCTGGGTGGAGAGTCATTTTGTATGTCTACAATactgataaattttattcaaatgtaGCTCACTTTGCTATTAAACTTTTACATGAATACTTGAGCTTGAAGAGAAAGGTAGAAAGAaagaggcagagagagagagagagagagagagaaacagagagagaacgagagcgagagagagagagagagtgcaTTCTCTAGCTTACTAGCTAATCCACCATGTAATGGTTCTCTTacctttaaaatttattataatttaaaaaatttagattttcgCATATGGAATTCGTCTTTTACATATCTATTTCGTCCTAATGCTTTTAATTTGTATCTCGTTTACATTTTACGTATTGTCAATTCTAAGAGAATAAATGGAATATATCTAAACCTAAATCTGAACCTAAAACTTGTTGAAAACCAAGAGAAATCATAACTTACCGTAATAGTCGAATGCATGAGCTGAGAAGAGGAGGGAAAAAAATTGCACTTAGTTACAATCCTTTAAGAATGCACTACACTAATAGCACCTCTCTACACTCAGACCATAAGcattttaagagaaaaaagtttcaataataaaatatctagaaaaaatcaaataaaaagaaaacaatatacGATACTTTGGCGCCAAATGTCTATAAttggaattataaataatatgtttcaTTCTTACTAACTTGTTTCAAAGCATTTATAGCATTTTTCCTTATTAAAACTTATATTGCACGTGCtcggtaaaaatatatttgcctttataaaaataagctATTTCTTATGATCGTTTGTTAGATACTAAATAGAACTGAAGTTTTAATCGTActaaggaaaaaaaaagaaaaagagaaaaaaacaaaaaaaaattttatacgctGAATGTAGTTAGGTGGGTAtagatttgtaaatttttatattgtgcTGTGCTGCGGTTCCTACGCGTAAGAGGAAACATAcatattcaatatttcttGCATTATTGAAGTACGATTCAAACAgtataatttcaatctttgCCGTAATTCAACACCTCTTAAATTTTGTACTGACTATGTTTAACGAGaagttataaaacatttcttatCGAACGTGACTACCAATGGATGCTTTTAATAAGCAATATTCAATATCTCACTTACATTCCTTGTCACACTTATTTCCACCCCCCTAAGTTTCTCAGAAATAAACTTTGCTataaattgttcaaaataaaagttttgttAGAGTACTGGACAAGTTTATAATGCACTACATTTTGCACGctataatagataaaaaacAATAGACATGACatacaaacatttttgaaCATAATATCCCTTTTTAAGTACTAAACAAAATACTAAGTAACTGGATTtctaatatgttataataattgttacaattaAAACAATGTTGCTTTCTACGAATATTCATATTCACAAATTATTAAAGCATCAATAATAATCATCTATCTGTttgctataataaatttaatgctAGCACACATGAGTCAAGGTATACTAACTTATTGTTGtaataaactttaaattttccCAACAAACAGGACGCCTAATGTTAATTGTATTGTATAACTTTAATAGACTGttagtatattattaaattaaattatataaagcaTGTTAGAAGCCTATTTATGCAAACAAGTGGACGTTGTATATGGTAGtgatagataaaatatatatattacaactGCATAATGTtagaaaactaaaatttttgatattctttaaaaattcctttcttctGCTTAATACAGCTgaacatattttcaattaactcGACTTTACTCTCTATTGTACTCAATTCAGAGATTAAAATgggaaatttctaaattcttaatatttcactGCATCTATATATCTTGTATATCTATCTCcatatacaatatttgtaaattaactgAGATTGTAGAATCAATCAAACATAATCATCGTTCAGttcaattttgataatattcgaTGCTACATAGAAATACGAATAGAAAAGTtgataaaagttaatataaatagaaactaCTGTCAGTTTTGATTCTACACTCCTCTGTTGCGAATATAGATATCTGTGTATCTACctctattatatattgttgtaCAACAATTATAGGAAaggtaataaaaagaagacagaacATACATAGGTAGTTTGGTGCAGACCCACCTTTCCTGGGACGCCACCAGTCAGTCTCAAAGTAGCCTGCGGAGTAAGAGTGAGTTGGTGTTGTTGTTGAACAGGAGGAGTAGATGGTGTATGCAGAAGAAGATGCGGACAGTCCTTATGTCCAACACCAGTTGATTTGACCGTTTGTATCGCAAGACAATGGAATAcgcgtatatttaataatgccGCAAGTTCAGTTAGGTAACGGGACACGCATGTAACACGTAATATATCCCACATTTTTATACCAAATATCTTTCTTAAGTTTAacaatcataaataaaataatactttattattagaaaCGCTAAAAAagtaaactttattttaaaaaatatatttcaacgaattatattttattttaagaatgatacattcaaaaatattactgtttggtatttgaataattaaaaaaagtttgTAGTAAAGTAGGTGGTATAAGAAgtggaattattaaaaaatcccAACTTTTCGAcagtttttataaatgtttgtataactgagaagaaaattccaagataaataaaaaattaagaatcatGACCAACTGAAATTGCggtttaataaaacgaaagtgaaaataaaaaaaggaaatagttTCCATCaccaagaaaaataatatttgtttccaTAACCCGATTTTGTTAAGTGTTATCCATTTCTACTAATACTTCTTCTACGAAGTATGTAAAAGTgtacaaataaaaacattacaaCATCCGCTATGTAATTGTTAGAATACCCTTAAATGATATACTTGAATATCACGATAGACTTATTATTTCCtcaataacattaaatttacattaaaagcACAATCTTCTttgttattattcttattaatggTAACAACAAGAcattattaaagataaatgaaTTCACTTGTTAATATATGCAAAAACTGTTCAAGCAGATATCTTATATTCATGATTATAGTTATTCCTTTTTAAGTGTTGAAAACTGCTGGAAACTTAGTTCAACAAAAGCtaatacatacaataaaagaataaacaaataaaataccaaTATCGCTACAAATATGTGACATGCTATTTTTAAACATGAACAAACTTTAAGAATATGTAAGTTTCCTCATTagttaaaattaatcataaaacACAACATAAATGGCTAAACCAATTCTCATTATTATCACAATAAAAACAAGatcacaaataaaataatgtgaCTGGTTGTGTGTTATTACACAatgtacgtattattacatctGGCTATGGTATTAGGTACCTATTAATATTGTCAGTAATGGcatatatgttttaaaaatatacattcttATATACACCACCCACTTTACCATATTCAACCATATATAGGCATATGTGAAAGTGATagcatttttcaaaatactaAAAAGGTATCAGAAACTTTGTAATCCTTTGTATTCTTCTGTAaacataattcataaatttagatattaatatcttttaattttcaaaattcaactATAACGGTTTTCAATCTTTAATAATGCATAGAGGAGGA
Encoded proteins:
- the LOC122573920 gene encoding cytoplasmic dynein 1 intermediate chain-like isoform X6 gives rise to the protein MMSDRKAELERKKAKLQAIREEKERRRREKEQKDVEEATVRAAGTDKDHRKELDAMLSSLGVAPVSDVLSSLSSMNSLTPEQSTNATPDASLQPSSINSAQSSSARKKNRELTIVSVAHTNIPPKEPVVYTKQTQTIQTSHTSHDGLSASSSAYTIYSSCSTTTPTHSYSAGYFETDWWRPRKGGSAPNYLYEYNLNPGLEWEDEFTAEDEENSLPHMDGFQSKLPPGILPHGLPQVKEVQPAVTQVEQEKEKEKPKEVQELSEEEKQMIILSEDFQRFLDRTSRIVERALGESVNIYSDYTGTMDGEDGMDEKSHQRLWLNRWFFCDRWSRNRCVTSMDWSPQFPELLAASYNNNDDTPNDPDGVCLVWNTKFKKTTPEFIFHCQSPVMSTTFARFHPNLILGGTYSGQIVLWDNRVQKRTPIQRTPLSASAHTHPVYCLNVVGAQNAHNLISISTDGKLCSWSLDMLSQPQETLELHTKQSKAIAATCLAFPHGDVNNFVVGSEEGTVYSACRHGTKAGVLDSYESHQGPVTGISTHAVQGGIDFSHLFLTSSIDWTIKLWSLKESKPLYSFEHNGDYVYDVAWSPTHPALFAAVDDSGRLDLWNLNQDTEVPTASIVINGSPALNRVSWTPSGLHVTVGDDTGKIWVYDVAEHLAHPRIDEWNKFLYTQQELKHNKADEELHKLNLREPTSLTSIPPMLATCPLR
- the LOC122573920 gene encoding cytoplasmic dynein 1 intermediate chain-like isoform X3 — encoded protein: MMSDRKAELERKKAKLQAIREEKERRRREKEQKDVEEATVRAAGTDKDHRKELDAMLSSLGVAPVSDVLSSLSSMNSLTPEQSTNATPDASLQPSSINSAQSSSARKKNRELTIVSVAHTNIPPKEPVVYTKQTQTIQTSHTSHDGLSASSSAYTIYSSCSTTTPTHSYSAGYFETDWWRPRKGGSAPNYLYEYNLNPGLEWEDEFTVLTFDDGQAEDEENSLPHMDGFQSKLPPGILPHGLPQVKEVQPAVTQVEQEKEKEKPKEVQELSEEEKQMIILSEDFQRFLDRTSRIVERALGESVNIYSDYTGTMDGEDGMDEKSHQRLWLNRWFFCDRWSRNRCVTSMDWSPQFPELLAASYNNNDDTPNDPDGVCLVWNTKFKKTTPEFIFHCQSPVMSTTFARFHPNLILGGTYSGQIVLWDNRVQKRTPIQRTPLSASAHTHPVYCLNVVGAQNAHNLISISTDGKLCSWSLDMLSQPQETLELHTKQSKAIAATCLAFPHGDVNNFVVGSEEGTVYSACRHGTKAGVLDSYESHQGPVTGISTHAVQGGIDFSHLFLTSSIDWTIKLWSLKESKPLYSFEHNGDYVYDVAWSPTHPALFAAVDDSGRLDLWNLNQDTEVPTASIVINGSPALNRVSWTPSGLHVTVGDDTGKIWVYDVAEHLAHPRIDEWNKFLYTQQELKHNKADEELHKLNLREPTSLTSIPPMLATCPLR
- the LOC122573920 gene encoding cytoplasmic dynein 1 intermediate chain-like isoform X9, whose product is MMSDRKAELERKKAKLQAIREEKERRRREKEQKDVEEATVRAAGTDKDHRKELDAMLSSLGVAPVSDVLSSLSSMNSLTPEQSTNATPDASLQPSSINSAQSSSARKKNRELTIVSVAHTNIPPKEPVVYTKQTQTIQTSHTSHDGLSASSSAYTIYSSCSTTTPTHSYSAGYFETDWWRPRKGGSAPNYLSHAFDYYVLTFDDGQAEDEENSLPHMDGFQSKLPPGILPHGLPQVKEVQPAVTQVEQEKEKEKPKEVQELSEEEKQMIILSEDFQRFLDRTSRIVERALGESVNIYSDYTGTMDGEDGMDEKSHQRLWLNRWFFCDRWSRNRCVTSMDWSPQFPELLAASYNNNDDTPNDPDGVCLVWNTKFKKTTPEFIFHCQSPVMSTTFARFHPNLILGGTYSGQIVLWDNRVQKRTPIQRTPLSASAHTHPVYCLNVVGAQNAHNLISISTDGKLCSWSLDMLSQPQETLELHTKQSKAIAATCLAFPHGDVNNFVVGSEEGTVYSACRHGTKAGVLDSYESHQGPVTGISTHAVQGGIDFSHLFLTSSIDWTIKLWSLKESKPLYSFEHNGDYVYDVAWSPTHPALFAAVDDSGRLDLWNLNQDTEVPTASIVINGSPALNRVSWTPSGLHVTVGDDTGKIWVYDVAEHLAHPRIDEWNKFLYTQQELKHNKADEELHKLNLREPTSLTSIPPMLATCPLR
- the LOC122573920 gene encoding cytoplasmic dynein 1 intermediate chain-like isoform X4 yields the protein MMSDRKAELERKKAKLQAIREEKERRRREKEQKDVEEATVRAAGTDKDHRKELDAMLSSLGVAPVSDVLSSLSSMNSLTPEQSTNATPDASLQPSSINSAQSSSARKKNRELTIVSVAHTNIPPKEPVVYTKQTQTIQTSHTSHDGLSASSSAYTIYSSCSTTTPTHSYSAGYFETDWWRPRKGGSAPNYLSHAFDYYDEYNLNPGLEWEDEFTAEDEENSLPHMDGFQSKLPPGILPHGLPQVKEVQPAVTQVEQEKEKEKPKEVQELSEEEKQMIILSEDFQRFLDRTSRIVERALGESVNIYSDYTGTMDGEDGMDEKSHQRLWLNRWFFCDRWSRNRCVTSMDWSPQFPELLAASYNNNDDTPNDPDGVCLVWNTKFKKTTPEFIFHCQSPVMSTTFARFHPNLILGGTYSGQIVLWDNRVQKRTPIQRTPLSASAHTHPVYCLNVVGAQNAHNLISISTDGKLCSWSLDMLSQPQETLELHTKQSKAIAATCLAFPHGDVNNFVVGSEEGTVYSACRHGTKAGVLDSYESHQGPVTGISTHAVQGGIDFSHLFLTSSIDWTIKLWSLKESKPLYSFEHNGDYVYDVAWSPTHPALFAAVDDSGRLDLWNLNQDTEVPTASIVINGSPALNRVSWTPSGLHVTVGDDTGKIWVYDVAEHLAHPRIDEWNKFLYTQQELKHNKADEELHKLNLREPTSLTSIPPMLATCPLR